The sequence AGCCATTTGGTTTTTTTatcaagaagaggggagagtagtgtcCTTCTTTTAACTGTGTCTGAGGTACTGGGATGATGACATCCAATTGAATGAGCTTTTGTATCTCTGACCACAGCGAGTTTGAGAGGTTTCCTGAGGGCTGCTCTGTCAAAACAAATTTTCTGGGGGGAAGAGAGGTTAGTTCTAGATGATAACCTTCCcgaagaatacttagtatccagggaTTTGATGTTATCTGAGTCCACTGGAAGTGGAACTTCaatagtcttccccccaccctggcgtcattgttttctaaaCGCTGGGGCCGAGTTGCTGGCACTGAGAAGGAAGcctcttcctctccctcctttagggtagctccacctgCCCTGTTTGCCTTTCCCTCTATAGGGCTGTTTTCTGTCCTTGGAGTCTCGAAAGGGCTGCTTTCTTTGGTTACTTCTGGATTCCGGAAACCCTTTCTTTCTGTCTGCCGCTTTTTCCAACAGCGTGTCAAGTTCGGAACCGAATAGGTATTCCCCTTCAAATGGAATACCACATAATTTTGACTTCGATCTGAAATCGCCCGTCCACTGGCGAAGCCAAAGTGATCTTCTAACTGAATTTGATAGTGCCCCTTCCTTGGCACTTATTCTAACTCCTTCCGCTGAGGCATCTGCGATGAAGGCGGTGGCTGCTCTCAATGTTGAAAATGTACTCAATAGCATCTCCCTAGGAGTACCGTCTCTGACATGACCCTCCAGTTCGGTAATCCAATGAAAGAGAGTCCGTGCCATGGATGTTGTGGCAATATTTGATTTTAGGTTTAACATGGcacactcccatgtcttctttagAAGGCTGTCCGCCTTTCTATCCAGGGGATCTCTTAACTGGATTGCATCCTCAAACGGGAGGTCCGTCTTCTTGGTCATTTTTGTGACCTGGATGTCTACCTTAGGGGTAGTGTTCcaaattttggcttctgtttCATCAAAGGACAGACGACTTTTAAATTCTCTAGATATGGAGATTTTGTTCTCCGGTTCTCTCCATTCTTCTAGTATTAGTTCCTTAAGAGTGTCATTTATGGGAAACACTCGCCTCTTCTTAACTTTAAGAAGTCCGAATAATTCATCCTGAATAGATTTGGTCTCTTCTATTTCCTCAATTTTGAGGGTATCCCTCATAGCTTTTAATAAGGGTTCCAGATCTTCGGATGCTAACAAATATCTCGACTCCATCTTACTGGCTGAATTTGAGGGACCGGGCTCCATATCCGTAGACTCCTTGGTCCCTTCTGAGTCTGATGTATAATCTGACATGGATTCTATAACTCTTTGTTTTTTATGTGGAGGCTCCTGAGGTATGAAAGCTGTTATGGATGATGCTATAGATGTTTTAACTTCTTCTCTGATAAAGCTACGCATTTCATCCACAAATGAGGTTCTCTCTTCTCTGAGTAGATTATCTACGCAGGTTTTACAGACCGGCTTTTTATAGTCCGTAGGGAGTTTCTCTAAGCACATATTACACTTTCTGGAAGTGGTTTTCTTTGTGCCGGACTGATCtttagctctccctttatccttctccttttccctgggctcctgccaaggagaaggagaggtaaTTAGTCCATAACCGACACCTCATGTGAAAATATAGGGAcatgtgggtgacccaccaccctatcccc comes from Engystomops pustulosus chromosome 6, aEngPut4.maternal, whole genome shotgun sequence and encodes:
- the LOC140064904 gene encoding uncharacterized protein, translating into MFRLADISGPTIGNMETHGMEASSLDLISLNPEPREKEKDKGRAKDQSGTKKTTSRKCNMCLEKLPTDYKKPVCKTCVDNLLREERTSFVDEMRSFIREEVKTSIASSITAFIPQEPPHKKQRVIESMSDYTSDSEGTKESTDMEPGPSNSASKMESRYLLASEDLEPLLKAMRDTLKIEEIEETKSIQDELFGLLKVKKRRVFPINDTLKELILEEWREPENKISISREFKSRLSFDETEAKIWNTTPKVDIQVTKMTKKTDLPFEDAIQLRDPLDRKADSLLKKTWECAMLNLKSNIATTSMARTLFHWITELEGHVRDGTPREMLLSTFSTLRAATAFIADASAEGVRISAKEGALSNSVRRSLWLRQWTGDFRSKSKLCGIPFEGEYLFGSELDTLLEKAADRKKGFPESRSNQRKQPFRDSKDRKQPYRGKGKQGRWSYPKGGRGRGFLLSASNSAPAFRKQ